Proteins encoded by one window of Legionella donaldsonii:
- a CDS encoding recombinase family protein has product MLIGYARVSKADGSQTTDLQRDALLAEGVKEESIYQDHASGKRDDRPGLQNCLKALREGDILIVWKLDRLGRNLHHLVNTVHELTARKIGLKVLTGHGAAIDTTTAAGKLVFGIFAALSEFEREMIKERTLAGIASARARGRKGGRPYKMTQAKLRLAMAALGQLETKIGPLCEELGITKQTLYRHVSPTGELREDGKKLLGMV; this is encoded by the coding sequence ATGCTCATTGGATATGCCCGTGTATCAAAGGCAGATGGATCGCAGACAACCGATTTACAAAGAGATGCTCTATTGGCTGAGGGTGTTAAAGAAGAATCAATTTATCAAGATCATGCATCAGGTAAGCGTGATGACAGACCTGGACTTCAAAACTGCCTAAAAGCCCTGCGAGAAGGTGATATATTAATTGTATGGAAATTAGATCGCCTAGGACGTAATCTTCACCATCTCGTTAATACAGTTCATGAATTAACCGCAAGAAAAATTGGCTTAAAAGTTCTTACAGGTCATGGTGCCGCTATTGATACAACAACAGCTGCTGGGAAATTGGTATTTGGTATTTTTGCAGCACTTTCAGAGTTTGAACGAGAAATGATTAAGGAACGTACACTCGCTGGAATAGCATCTGCCCGTGCCCGTGGACGGAAAGGTGGCCGTCCCTACAAAATGACTCAAGCAAAACTAAGACTTGCGATGGCTGCTTTAGGTCAACTTGAAACTAAAATAGGACCGTTATGTGAAGAACTCGGAATTACAAAACAAACTTTATATCGGCATGTATCACCTACAGGTGAGTTACGAGAGGACGGGAAAAAATTACTTGGTATGGTCTGA
- a CDS encoding GNAT family N-acetyltransferase translates to MLRVTFRSNDCRTPIIIRHYIADDAQQLANIYYYTIHNINVQDYSEEQVNAWAPSSSLELTSWKKKWGTIPPLVALMDNKIVGFTEFEPNGHIDCFYVHHEYQGFGIGSSLMNEIFKKANDLNLKRVFAEVSITAKPFFEAKGFKVVKQQNVDIRGVKLTNFIMENIKP, encoded by the coding sequence ATCCTTAGAGTAACTTTTCGTTCCAATGATTGTCGAACCCCAATTATTATTCGACATTATATAGCTGACGATGCACAACAGTTAGCCAATATTTATTATTACACTATTCATAATATTAATGTTCAGGATTACTCTGAAGAGCAGGTTAATGCCTGGGCACCTTCTTCCTCTTTAGAATTAACCAGCTGGAAGAAAAAATGGGGGACCATTCCACCACTTGTTGCTCTAATGGATAATAAAATAGTTGGATTTACTGAGTTTGAACCGAATGGTCACATCGATTGCTTCTACGTTCATCATGAATATCAAGGCTTTGGTATTGGTTCTTCGTTGATGAATGAAATCTTTAAAAAGGCAAATGACTTGAATCTAAAGAGGGTATTTGCTGAAGTAAGCATCACAGCAAAACCATTTTTTGAAGCCAAAGGATTTAAAGTTGTAAAACAGCAAAATGTGGATATTAGGGGAGTTAAACTAACAAATTTCATTATGGAGAATATCAAACCGTAA
- a CDS encoding cation diffusion facilitator family transporter, producing MGKIVFPDVKKSSKERLLWSALLLTGGFLIAEVVGGIITGSLALISDAAHMLTDVTALIIALIAIRISKRPADERRTFGYYRFEILAAAFNAALLFVVALYILFEAYQRLKQPPEIYSLGMLIIASMGLVVNLASMSLLSSEKDKSLNIKSAYLEVWSDMLGSLGVIAAALIIRFWGWSWVDSAVAVVIGLWVGVATPFVSKFTV from the coding sequence ATGGGTAAAATCGTATTTCCTGATGTCAAAAAATCTTCAAAAGAGCGGTTACTTTGGTCTGCTCTTTTGCTAACGGGTGGTTTTCTAATTGCTGAAGTAGTTGGGGGTATTATCACAGGAAGTTTAGCGTTAATATCCGATGCGGCACACATGCTCACGGATGTGACCGCACTCATTATTGCTTTAATTGCGATTCGGATTAGTAAACGTCCTGCAGATGAGCGCCGCACCTTTGGTTATTATCGATTTGAAATATTAGCGGCAGCATTTAACGCGGCCCTTCTTTTTGTAGTTGCTCTTTATATACTGTTTGAGGCTTATCAGCGCCTCAAACAACCTCCTGAGATTTATTCTTTAGGAATGCTTATTATTGCCAGCATGGGTTTAGTCGTCAATTTGGCTTCCATGTCGCTTCTTTCTTCAGAAAAAGATAAAAGCTTAAATATTAAAAGTGCTTATCTTGAAGTATGGAGTGATATGTTAGGCTCTTTAGGGGTGATTGCTGCGGCACTCATCATTCGCTTTTGGGGTTGGAGTTGGGTTGATTCGGCTGTGGCGGTAGTAATTGGTTTGTGGGTAGGGGTAGCGACCCCATTCGTGTCAAAATTTACGGTTTGA